The Sulfurimonas aquatica genomic sequence AATAGAACTAGCACAGAATGCTGAAGCTGTTGAGTCTCCAGTCCAAGGAAGCCTTTGGAAAGTTATGGCAAAAGTAGGAGATACTGTAGCAGAGGGTGATGTACTCGCTATTGCAGAATCAATGAAAATGGAAATAGACATTGATGCCCCGGAAAATGGAAAAATAACTCATGTTTTATGTTCTGAAGGCGAAAATATTCAAACCGGTAAGATGCTTTTTGTCATTGAACCTATTTAAAGGAATAATAATGAAACTTGAAAATTTTAAAACTATGTGGGGATTCGAAGGTGACTTTGAGACAGCTTGTATTCAAGCGAAAGAAGCTGGCTTCGAAGGTATAGAAGGACCATCGCCACAAGATCAAAAAGAACGTGATTATTGGAAAACCTGTTTAGAAAAATATGAGCTAGAATTTATTGCTGAGATTACAACAGGTGGTGATTATGTACCTAAGAGAGACCATAGTGTAATAGAACATATTAGCGATGTGGAAATAGCTATTAAGAACTCTCTAGAACTAAACCCACGTTTTATGAACTGCATGGGTGGCTGTGATGCATGGGAAGAAGAGGATAGTATTATATTTTTTAAATCAGCAATTGCAATAGCAAAAAGTTATGACATAGAAATCTCTTTTGAAACTCATCGTAGTCGTTCTTTATTTACACCTTGGGTTACTAGACGTATGACTAAAGCAATACCAGAGATGAAATTGACTTTAGATATTAGTCACTGGTGTGTAGTTGCAGAACGTCTTATGGATACAGAGATGGATACAATTAAAGCAATAGCACCAAATGTTCATCATTTTCATGCTCGTGTTGGTTATGCTCAAGGTCCCCAAGTGCCACATCCCGCAGCACCTGAGTATCAAAAAGCTCTACAATCTCATCAAGAGTGCTGGGAGTTAGCCTGGGATTCTCAAAAAGCAAAGGGAATGAAAATCTCTACAATGACACCTGAATTTGGACCAGATGGCTATCTACATACACTACCATTTACAAATGCACCTATTGCTGATTTATGGGAAATCAACTGTTGGATGGCAGAGACACAAAAGAAGCATTTTAATGACTATACTAAATATTAAAGAGCAACTTCCGGTAATTGTATTATTTGTTGCTTCTGTACTTTGGGGACTAACATGGTTACCTCTTAAAGCTATTAATGCTACAGGAATTGATGGAATTGCACTTATTTTCTTTGCCTATGCAATATTGGCAGTAGTATTAAGCCCATTGCTTATTAAACAGTTTTCAATTTGGAAAGAACATAAGAAAATGATGTTTTTAATCGCACTCCTTGGGGGCGGTGCAAACCTTGCATTTACTTATGCTCTCATAAATGGTGAAGTGATTCGTGTAATGGTCTTGTTT encodes the following:
- a CDS encoding sugar phosphate isomerase/epimerase family protein; translated protein: MKLENFKTMWGFEGDFETACIQAKEAGFEGIEGPSPQDQKERDYWKTCLEKYELEFIAEITTGGDYVPKRDHSVIEHISDVEIAIKNSLELNPRFMNCMGGCDAWEEEDSIIFFKSAIAIAKSYDIEISFETHRSRSLFTPWVTRRMTKAIPEMKLTLDISHWCVVAERLMDTEMDTIKAIAPNVHHFHARVGYAQGPQVPHPAAPEYQKALQSHQECWELAWDSQKAKGMKISTMTPEFGPDGYLHTLPFTNAPIADLWEINCWMAETQKKHFNDYTKY